The Acidicapsa ligni DNA window ACCTGGGAACGGAGCGCGTTCACCAGCGTACTTTTGCCCGACCCGGAGGGCGCCGAAATGATAAATAAAATGCCTGCCACAATCCCCTTTTTCTTTCCTGGTACGTCCTGCTTTATTACTGTTCTTTTATTGCTTTTCTTTATTGCGGTTCCATGATTCCCAGGACGATCCGTAAGATGATTCCTAAGACAATCCTTAAGCCCGGTTCCCTGCCCTATTCCAGGTTCATGATCTGCTCGCGGGCTTTTTCAATCTCGGCTTTCATGGCCAGGCCCAGCTCTGTGATCTGCGTACCTTTGCCCGCTACGCCTGCCGTCTTCGAGAGCAGTGTATTGGCTTCGCGATTCATCTCCTGCAGCAGAAAATCAAGCTTCTTGCCGGTTTCGCCGCCTGTTGCCAGTACATCGCGGAAGTGCTGAATATGCGTATGCATACGCGCAATCTCTTCGGAGACATCGCTGCGCTCTACCAGGAGCGCGACTTCCTCCAGCAGACGCTGACGATTGATTTCAGTGCCGATGGCGGCTTCGAGCTTTTGAGTCAGGCGCTCGTTATGCCGCGCCTCAACCTCCGGACGCAGATCGGCTACGCCGTTGACTGCTCGCGAAAGCCGGTCCAGCGTGTCGGTTAATACAACTGCGAGGGCAGAACCCTCCCGATGCCGCATGGCCTTGAGCGAAGCGATGAGCGCATCCACATGCTGTAGAACGCTTGCCGTCAGAGCGGCTGCGTCTTCGTCCACCGAACGCGACTCGATTTGCAGCACTCCCGGCATGCGCAGGATGACGTTGAGATCAGGCTGGCCTTGTAACTCAAACTCCAATGCTGCCGCCTGAAAAGCTTCAACATACGCATCGACAAGCTCGCGATTGTATCCGCCTCGTTGCTGTGCGGTGCGATCTACGGAGAGCGCCAGTTCAACATGGCCGCGCAGCAGACTTGCCTTGAGAATGCGGCGCAGTTCCATCTCCAGCAAATCAAGGCCGGAGGGCAAACGCAATTGCAGATCAAGGAAGCGATGGTTCACGCTCTTCAGCGTCAGGGTGTAATTGAGTTGCTCGTTTACCTGCACGGCGACGCGCGCGAAGCCGGTCATCGACGATACAGAAGAAGCAACGGGGGCAATGGCCGTGGGGAACTCAGATGACATAGATGAGTTTATTGACCTGTCTCCATAGTAATTGCAGCTTCAGGCAGTAAAACTTCAGACCCGCTCATAAATTGCAGGCTGTGCAAACGCTGATAGGTGGGTGAAGTGGTCAGCAACTCTTCATGCGGACCGATTGCCGTGATACGTCCATCTTCAAGCACCACGATTCGATTGGCGCGCCGTATGGTTGACAGGCGGTGCGCAATCACCATCACAGTTCGTCCCTGCATCAGGTTGCTGAGAGCAATCTGCACCAAGGATTCGCTCTCTGCATCGAGCGCGGATGTTGCTTCGTCCAGAATAAGGATCGGCGCGTTCTTGAGGATCGCACGGGCGATAGCAATTCGTTGCCGCTCGCCACCTGAAAGACGAAATCCCTTTTCGCCGATGACCGTGTCGTAACCCTGCGGCATGCGCAGGATGAAGTCGTGTGCAAGGGCATTGCGAGCAGCCTCTTCGACTAACTTCATCGCGGTATCCGGCTGGCCGTATGCGATGTTGTTGCGCACTGTGTCGTTGAAGAGAATTGTCTCTTGCGTGACCTGCGCGATCTGCTTACGCAGTGAATCCAGAGTAAGCGTGCGCACATCGTGACCATCAACCAGGATGCGTCCGCTGCTCACGTCATAAAAGCGTGGAATAAGATTAACCAGCGTGGATTTACCTGCGCCGCTGGGGCCGACGAGAGCCAGCATTTCTCCGGCGCGAACTTCAAGATCGACATTGTGAAGGATCTGATGTTCGCCTTCCTCTGTCGAATACGAGAAGCACACATTCTCGAATGCGATCTTGTCGTGGAAGCGCTTGAGGGAATGCGCCAGCACCTTTTCACGCACATCATGCTCAACATCGAGAAAGTTGAAGATCGAAACCGAGGCGCCCATCGCCTGCTGAAAACTGTTATAGAAAAACGCGAACTTGCGGACAGGATCGTACAGCTTGAAGAGCGCAATGATGAAGACGACAAAAGTCCCCATATCCATGCGCCCGGCCTTGATTTCCTGGCGGCCGATGTAGAGCAGCAGGGCGATGGCAATCGACCCGATCACGTCCATCAGTGGAGAGCTGATCGACTGCACGCGCACGCTGTGCAGGTTGGCGCGGAAGAGTCTGCGCGCTGCCTTCTTGAAGCGCAGAATCTCCCATATCTCCGTGCTGAAAGCTTTGACGATGCGGTTACCGGTGATGGTTTCGTGCAGGATGTTTTGAATCTCGGCGACGCGATCCTGACCGGTACGCGTTCTTGTGCGGACAGATCGGCCGATCTTGCGCGCCGACGTAATCACCACCGGCACGAATAGCAGGAGAGCCCAGCTCAGACGACCGCCCAGCGCAATGACCGCGGCCATCGTAAACAGAAAGGTAAATATCTGTTGCAGAAATTCGCCGAGAACTGCGCTGACCGCCGTCTGCACCCGCTCTACGTCATTGATCAGCGTCGAAAGAATCGTGCCGGTGGCGTGCTTGTGGAAGAAGCTCGCCGAGCTCTTCATGATGGTTTCGTAGAGGTGATTGCGTAGATCGGTGATCATGCCGTAGCCGGCGTAGTTCACCATGTATGTGCCTACGTAATCGCAGATGCCCTTGAGCAATGTGGACGCAATCAGGGCAAAGGTCACGACCGCCCATGCATTGTGAAAATGCGGCGGCACAAAATGCATCAAATCAAATTGATAGGGCTTGGGGAGATTGGGAATCAGGGGAATGGTTTGCGTCGGTGTGCCGGGGTTCAGCACCGTTTTGAGCACTGGCCCGAGAATCAGCAGCCGGACCGCCTCTAACAGGCCCACTGCGGCCAGCAGCACAATGCCTAGAAATGCCTGAAACCAATACGGAGCCACGTACCTTGTGAGGCGAAAGAACCGCTTCATGCCGCACAACCTTCTCCGGATACGGATCCGGCCAGAAGAGGCTGTGGCGTTTGGTTCGACTGCATTTATGTATTGTATCCGGCAAAGCGGATCGCTTCCCGGACTCCCGGAAATCTAGCTGGCTTCTCGTGGCGCGGTTACGAGGGCCATCAGGGTTCCGCAAGTTACGCCGATGGCGTCCACGAGAATGTCCTTCCACTCCAGAACTGAGTGGTAGATAGCATGCTCGGCAAATTCAATTCCGAAGCCAAAGATCAGGGCTGCTGCAAAAAGAAGCAGGCGTGCGCGGGTGGATCGAGCAAGTCTTGCCAGGGGGAAAGCGACAATACCAAAGGCGATCAGATGTCCCCAGGAATGGAACCTGCCGCGGGTGTGCAAAACCTCTTTGCCATCGCCGGGTAGAAAGGAAACGACTGCAATGCCCGTAACAACGAGGCAGGCAAGGACGATGGAGATTGTTCGTTCTCTGCGCGATCTACGGGCAAGAACGGATTGTTTCGAGACACTCACTGATTCATACTAACTTCTGCCGGTGTCCAGAACTCGGTCTTAATGAATCAGTGCTCTCAACATATGCGGTAATTCTGTTTGCAAATTATCGCGGCATATCCCGATGCACGGCCTTGATGCGATAACCGGCCTTCTCCAGCCGCTTGCCCATCTCTTCGGCCATCATTACCGAGCGATGCTGGCCGCCGGTGCAGCCAAAGGCCACGGTCAGATAGCTCTTGCCTTCCTTGATATAGTGCGGCAGCAGGAAGAGCATCATCCCCGTTACTCGCTCAAGAAACTCCGTTGTCTGCGGAAAATCGCGCACGTATTTCGCTACCTTGGGATCTTGTCCCGTCAGCTTACGAAACTCCGGAACGAAGTGCGGATTGGGTAGAAAACGCACATCGAAGACCAGATCGGCATCCAGAGGGACACCGTTTTTGAAGCCAAAGCTCAGGCACGAAACCAGCAACTGGCTGCCGGGTGAGACCGATCCATCCTGGGGACCGAACTTGGCCTGCACATGCGCACGCAACTCATGGACGTTGAAGCCCGAGGTGTCGATGATGAAATCCGCCACATTGCGCACCGCGTCCAGCAATTGCCGTTCG harbors:
- the rapZ gene encoding RNase adapter RapZ, which codes for MQSKAVAKKASRPRKSAVVLPSSKELVIVTGISGAGKASALKAFEDLGYYAVDNLPLELLPDFAVLVHDSPEMNRAAIVVDVREGPTLDQLPVILLKVKKTLRTSVIFLDATDAVLVRRYSETRRPHPLSRSEMVARSITSERQLLDAVRNVADFIIDTSGFNVHELRAHVQAKFGPQDGSVSPGSQLLVSCLSFGFKNGVPLDADLVFDVRFLPNPHFVPEFRKLTGQDPKVAKYVRDFPQTTEFLERVTGMMLFLLPHYIKEGKSYLTVAFGCTGGQHRSVMMAEEMGKRLEKAGYRIKAVHRDMPR
- a CDS encoding ABC transporter ATP-binding protein; translation: MKRFFRLTRYVAPYWFQAFLGIVLLAAVGLLEAVRLLILGPVLKTVLNPGTPTQTIPLIPNLPKPYQFDLMHFVPPHFHNAWAVVTFALIASTLLKGICDYVGTYMVNYAGYGMITDLRNHLYETIMKSSASFFHKHATGTILSTLINDVERVQTAVSAVLGEFLQQIFTFLFTMAAVIALGGRLSWALLLFVPVVITSARKIGRSVRTRTRTGQDRVAEIQNILHETITGNRIVKAFSTEIWEILRFKKAARRLFRANLHSVRVQSISSPLMDVIGSIAIALLLYIGRQEIKAGRMDMGTFVVFIIALFKLYDPVRKFAFFYNSFQQAMGASVSIFNFLDVEHDVREKVLAHSLKRFHDKIAFENVCFSYSTEEGEHQILHNVDLEVRAGEMLALVGPSGAGKSTLVNLIPRFYDVSSGRILVDGHDVRTLTLDSLRKQIAQVTQETILFNDTVRNNIAYGQPDTAMKLVEEAARNALAHDFILRMPQGYDTVIGEKGFRLSGGERQRIAIARAILKNAPILILDEATSALDAESESLVQIALSNLMQGRTVMVIAHRLSTIRRANRIVVLEDGRITAIGPHEELLTTSPTYQRLHSLQFMSGSEVLLPEAAITMETGQ
- a CDS encoding YicC/YloC family endoribonuclease yields the protein MSSEFPTAIAPVASSVSSMTGFARVAVQVNEQLNYTLTLKSVNHRFLDLQLRLPSGLDLLEMELRRILKASLLRGHVELALSVDRTAQQRGGYNRELVDAYVEAFQAAALEFELQGQPDLNVILRMPGVLQIESRSVDEDAAALTASVLQHVDALIASLKAMRHREGSALAVVLTDTLDRLSRAVNGVADLRPEVEARHNERLTQKLEAAIGTEINRQRLLEEVALLVERSDVSEEIARMHTHIQHFRDVLATGGETGKKLDFLLQEMNREANTLLSKTAGVAGKGTQITELGLAMKAEIEKAREQIMNLE